From Cygnus atratus isolate AKBS03 ecotype Queensland, Australia chromosome 1, CAtr_DNAZoo_HiC_assembly, whole genome shotgun sequence, the proteins below share one genomic window:
- the LRRC23 gene encoding leucine-rich repeat-containing protein 23 isoform X2, with protein sequence MEEEELSEEEHLRQEEEEEEEEEEEALSEQEEEEQALAHCPLTEEMLKEGLSLLCKTGNGLAHAYVKFEAKYKDLTDISLLECFIHLRYVDLSENKLQDLSPLSSLTHLLWLKVDGNLLTSARMQELPYLQIISFAHNHIKDMEGITHPCLANLSLKGNKIRTALGLSQALFSLHNLELRGNKLESTAGFSLPKLKNLYLNTIRSLEGLEALEQLTTLHLRDNQLETLDGFCSSMKCLQYLNLRNNGISTFQEVAKLQVLPMLQALVLLDNPCSDEPNYRLEVLVLLPRLERLDKESFEQDERAEANEIRQKRQEEEKKRRDLSG encoded by the exons atggaggaggaggagctgagcGAGGAGGAGCACCTCcgtcaggaggaggaggaggaggaggaggaggaggaggaggcgctgtcggagcaggaggaggaagagcag GCGCTGGCCCACTGCCCCCTGACCGAGGAGATGCTGAAGGAGGgcctctccctcctctgcaaAACCGGCAACGGCCTGGCGCACGCCTACGTCAAGTTTGAAGCCAAGTACAA GGACTTGACAGACATCAGCCTCCTTGAATGCTTCATTCACCTGCGGTATGTGGATTTGTCAGAGAACAAGCTGCAAGATTTGTCTCCACTGAGCAGCCTAACCCACCTGCTTTGGCTGAAGGTGGATGGGAATCTGCTTACCAGTGCCCGCATGCAGGAACTGCCTTACCTCCAGATCATCAGCTTTGCTCACAACCACATCAAGGATATGGAAGGCATTACTCACCCCTGCTTAGCCAACCTCAGCCTTAAAG GAAATAAAATCCGGACAGCGCTGGGCCTGAGTCAAGCGCTGTTCAGCCTGCATAACCTGGAGCTGCGAGGAAACAAGCTAGAGAGCACAGCAGGGTTCAGTCTTCCCAAGCTCAAGAACCTCTATCTG AACACTATCAGGAGCCTTGAGGGCCTTGAGGCGCTGGAGCAGCTGACAACTCTGCACCTGCGTGACAACCAGCTTGAAACCCTGGATGGATTCTGTAGCAGCATGAAGTGCCTGCAGTACCTCAATCTACG GAACAATGGGATCAGCACCTTCCAGGAAGTGGCAAAACTGCAGGTACTCCCCATGCTGCAGGCGCTGGTGCTGTTGGACAATCCATGCTCTGATGAACCCAATTACCGGCTGGAggtcctggtcctgctgccacGCCTGGAACGCCTCGACAAGGAATCATTTGAGCAAGATGAGCGTGCAGAGGCAAATGAAATCCGTcagaaaaggcaggaagaggaaaag aAACGGAGGGATCTCTCCGGGTGA
- the TPI1 gene encoding triosephosphate isomerase, whose amino-acid sequence MAPRKFFVGGNWKMNGDKKSLGELIHTLNGAKLSADTEVVCGAPSIYLDFARQKLDAKIGVAAQNCYKVPKGAFTGEISPAMIKDIGAAWVILGHSERRHVFGESDELIGQKVAHALAEGLGVIACIGEKLDEREAGITEKVVFEQTKAIADNVKDWSKVVLAYEPVWAIGTGKTATPQQAQEVHEKLRGWLKSHVSDAVAQSTRIIYGGSVTGSNCKELASQHDVDGFLVGGASLKPEFVDIINAKH is encoded by the exons ATGGCGCCCAGGAAGTTCTTCGTGGGGGGCAACTGGAAGATGAACGGCGACAAGAAGAGCCTGGGCGAGCTGATCCACACGCTGAACGGCGCCAAGCTCTCGGCCGACACCG AGGTGGTTTGTGGAGCCCCTTCAATCTACCTTGACTTTGCCCGTCAGAAGCTTGATGCAAAGATCGGAGTTGCAGCACAGAACTGTTATAAGGTGCCAAAGGGTGCTTTCACAGGAGAGATTAG CCCAGCAATGATCAAAGATATTGGAGCTGCATGGGTGATTCTAGGTCACTCAGAGCGAAGGCATGTTTTTGGAGAGTCTGATGAG TTGATTGGGCAGAAGGTGGCTCATGCTCTAGCTGAGGGCCTTGGTGTCATTGCCTGTATTGGAGAGAAGCTGGATGAGAGAGAAGCTGGCATAACAGAGAAAGTGGTTTTTGAACAGACCAAGGCTATTGCTG aTAACGTGAAGGACTGGAGTAAAGTGGTTCTTGCCTACGAGCCGGTTTGGGCTATTGGAACTGGTAAAACTGCAACCCCCCAACAG GCTCAGGAAGTTCATGAGAAGCTGAGGGGGTGGCTCAAAAGCCATGTGTCTGATGCTGTTGCTCAATCAACTAGGATCATCTATGGAG GTTCAGTCACTGGCAGCAACTGTAAGGAGCTGGCCTCTCAGCATGACGTGGATGGCTTTCTTGTTGGCGGAGCTTCTCTCAAGCCAGAGTTTGTGGATATTATCAACGCAAAACACTGA
- the LRRC23 gene encoding leucine-rich repeat-containing protein 23 isoform X1 — protein MEEEELSEEEHLRQEEEEEEEEEEEALSEQEEEEQALAHCPLTEEMLKEGLSLLCKTGNGLAHAYVKFEAKYKDLTDISLLECFIHLRYVDLSENKLQDLSPLSSLTHLLWLKVDGNLLTSARMQELPYLQIISFAHNHIKDMEGITHPCLANLSLKGNKIRTALGLSQALFSLHNLELRGNKLESTAGFSLPKLKNLYLAQNTIRSLEGLEALEQLTTLHLRDNQLETLDGFCSSMKCLQYLNLRNNGISTFQEVAKLQVLPMLQALVLLDNPCSDEPNYRLEVLVLLPRLERLDKESFEQDERAEANEIRQKRQEEEKKRRDLSG, from the exons atggaggaggaggagctgagcGAGGAGGAGCACCTCcgtcaggaggaggaggaggaggaggaggaggaggaggaggcgctgtcggagcaggaggaggaagagcag GCGCTGGCCCACTGCCCCCTGACCGAGGAGATGCTGAAGGAGGgcctctccctcctctgcaaAACCGGCAACGGCCTGGCGCACGCCTACGTCAAGTTTGAAGCCAAGTACAA GGACTTGACAGACATCAGCCTCCTTGAATGCTTCATTCACCTGCGGTATGTGGATTTGTCAGAGAACAAGCTGCAAGATTTGTCTCCACTGAGCAGCCTAACCCACCTGCTTTGGCTGAAGGTGGATGGGAATCTGCTTACCAGTGCCCGCATGCAGGAACTGCCTTACCTCCAGATCATCAGCTTTGCTCACAACCACATCAAGGATATGGAAGGCATTACTCACCCCTGCTTAGCCAACCTCAGCCTTAAAG GAAATAAAATCCGGACAGCGCTGGGCCTGAGTCAAGCGCTGTTCAGCCTGCATAACCTGGAGCTGCGAGGAAACAAGCTAGAGAGCACAGCAGGGTTCAGTCTTCCCAAGCTCAAGAACCTCTATCTG GCTCAGAACACTATCAGGAGCCTTGAGGGCCTTGAGGCGCTGGAGCAGCTGACAACTCTGCACCTGCGTGACAACCAGCTTGAAACCCTGGATGGATTCTGTAGCAGCATGAAGTGCCTGCAGTACCTCAATCTACG GAACAATGGGATCAGCACCTTCCAGGAAGTGGCAAAACTGCAGGTACTCCCCATGCTGCAGGCGCTGGTGCTGTTGGACAATCCATGCTCTGATGAACCCAATTACCGGCTGGAggtcctggtcctgctgccacGCCTGGAACGCCTCGACAAGGAATCATTTGAGCAAGATGAGCGTGCAGAGGCAAATGAAATCCGTcagaaaaggcaggaagaggaaaag aAACGGAGGGATCTCTCCGGGTGA